The genomic DNA tgatttttttttcaaaattatttagtcATGAGTAAGATGTATTTGGCCAACGATGGAAAGGTTTGTATTTGCAAATTTGTTTTGAACTAATTAACTTTGTTGCATCAAACTGCATAATTTGGTCTTATTTAGTTCCTCATTGTTCTTTATATGTTTTCAGATTCGCAGTCATGCACAGAAGTATTTCCTTAAGGTACAGAAGATTGGGTTAGCTGCCCATGTGCCACCTCCACATCCTAAACGCAAAATGCCTCATTCAAACCAACGGAACACCCCCTACAATGGTTTGTATGTTCAACATATTTAAAAAAGTATGTTATTTTGTTTCTATTCTGTTGGCCTTGTATCAATTTTAACATATGTTGGTAGATATAGTACCATTGCAATCATCCGTTGCTTGcccttcttcatcttctcatATTCTATCTGCACGCACTCTCTGGGACAATACCTCCCACAATATAAATTACTCATCCAATGAAGCAAACTCCTTACCTGCTTGCTATACCCTTCGCCCTGATACTGAAGGTATTACTCATTTTCCTATTAGGAGAAACATGCTTGAAGTTATTcagtaataatttcttttatcaacTTGGTAATGTAGGTGTCAATGGACTACTAAGCAAAACTAGCATCTATAACCAAAATACTAATTGGAGTGGAAATTTAAGTGGATGTTGGCTAACTGAGAGTGCAACAATGCAAAGAGACCCACATTCTTCACAATCAGGTATGTTTTTTCAGTTTCTACAAACCCTACTTGTAATTCTCAATAGATTCATACTGCATTTTGAATTAAGGGTATTAGCTTCTCTGGAAAATGCATGTGAATAACTGATTTTACATGTCGCTCTCATGGCCACttacaagtaaaattttaatcactaATTTTAACCAATTTCAATATATATGCTGTAAAATATCATGCTTATCAAGTTCAATATACCTATTAAATAGTCCATTATGGACCTAAAACATCAACAACtctaaataattaataattttatataagGTCTCTTGCacaaagcagggtaaggctgcatataatggatccttccctggaTCCCAcatggtgggagcttcgtgcaccgggctgctctttttttttttttaattcatttaaATTTATTGATGGCCTTTTGCATTGTTAACATAAAAAAGATGTGAGCTTCTCCATTTAGCTTTACATTTCGTTTTCATGCATGTACTATTCAGTTACTGCTCTCAAGTTATAGATTAAACAATGGCTTAACTGATAATGCTTAGTATTGATAACCTTTTGTTGAAAATATGGAATGTAATTATATTATAAATGGAAGAACATATTTATGCATCCTATATGCATTGATATGTAGTTATAAGAAATGATTGGAAAATTCAGAAAAGTAGAAGCTCTTTCCCTCTTaccatttttatttttgttgtgacAAATTGAAAGCCAATTAAAACTGATGGCTTTTTCTGGTTTATCGGGTTACCTatgcataatctatttgattcCCCATTTCTGACAGCGTAGTTAAAAGATTAGCCACTCAAATAAATAACTATGCTAGGAACTTAATGAGAAGCCTATTGCCTCGTGcattttttataacttctaagcttTACTCTATCATCATTATGAGCCCCTTACTGTGGCTTATCTTCTTGATAAAGGAGATTGTTCTGGTGTGGGTACTTTCCAAATCTTAACAAGGACTGACATTGAAAGTTTTCAAGCaaatatatttatgtttattTCAATATCTGTGTATCCTCTATATACAAGTCACATACTCCTACTTAAGGAATCAAAATTGCCTAATTAATTATAGAATATCTCCTAATTAATTAtagcaaatcaaatcaaatctgcAATAAATAATAAATCCGTAATAAATCTTCCAAGATTGATTTTATTGCCAAGATTGATTTTCCACACTCCCTCTCAATCTAAGTAGTAGATGTTTTGCAACTCAAGGATCGTGTTCATCTCACATAGATTAGGTCTGAACAAGGCCTTGGTTAGGATGTCAGCTCCTTGATGCTTTGGTGGAATGTAGTTGAGGATGATTGATTTatctttaattttctcattgaTGAAATGTCGATCAATCTCCACATGTTTGGTATGATCATGGTGAATAGGATTCCTTGCAATTGCGATAGCTGACTAGTTGTCGCATAAGATTTGAATAGGGCTCGATGTCCCAATTTTGATATCATTTAGCAGCCGCTTTAGCCATAGCCCCTCACAAATACATGAGGTTAGTGCTCTAAATTTAGCTTCTGCACTATTGCTGGCAACCACAATTTGCTTTTTGCTTTGCCATGTCACTAGTTTCCAGACGAAAGAGCAATATCCTGATGTAGATCGTCTATCATTTGGAGATCCTGCCCAATCAACATCAGTATATACTTCTAAAGATTTGCTACCTGATTTCTTGAACATAAGACCCTTCCATGGATCTTTCTTCGGGTATTTCAATATACGATTCATTGCCTCCATGTGATTTATAGATGGATTACTCAAAAACTGACTGACTCAACTCATTGAGAAACTTATGTCCGGACGTGTATGGGTTAGGTAAATCAACTTACCTACTAACCATTGGTATTGCTCCTTATCTGCCTCTAATTTATTAGTTCTAGGCATAAGCTTCGTATTAGAATCCATGGGGTTTTAGCTAGCTTGCACCCACTCATTCTGTTTCACGCAACAAACCAAGAACGTATTTGTTGCTTCGTGCTACCTCCATTCCCAAGAAATACTTTAAGTGTCCCAAGTCTTTGATCTTAAATTCTTTGCACATGAGAGACTTGAGTCTTCTAATTTCATCACCATGATTTCCTGTTTGTGTTGTTAAAGGCGCGCCCGAAGCGAGCTAGAGGCGTGAGGCGCACAAGGCATTGGGAAAAGTGCCTTTTCACACGTGAGTCGGGCGCTGTTCGTTAGGCGCGCACCTGGGCGCGCCTAGGGCGCCTTTACACCTTAATTGAGGCACGATTGAGGCGTGCCTTGTGAACAATTTCTGGatttttaaccaaaaaaaaatatttcatttgaTTTGGAATTAAGGCATGAAGATGAAAgataaaagggaagaagaaaagaacgcaagaagaagaaacctaaATCCTAACTGGAGCATTTCCGTCTGTAGCCGCCGTTGCCTGAGTTGCGTCGCCGTACTCATGTATGTGTTTTTatattcttcttctcttcttctttttcttttgttatcttcttctcttcttctattatcttcttttcttttctttgttttcaatttttcttcttttcttcttttcttctctttgttctggtatcttcttttcttcttgctgaGTTGCTGGTTCATGTTCTTGCTGCTATCcgattttgttatttttttcatcctatttttccattttttgtcctatttttctattgtttttctaTTGCTATTGATTTCCCATGAAGCTTTCAACATTTGTCTTTAGTGTGCCCTTGCTTTCGATAGTAGTCACACCAAGGTTGTCCCTTCTTTGTGTTGTAAGTGGGATTCCGGGCAGTTAGAGCACTTGCTTCAGTTGACTTAAGAGGCTGAATTTCAGGATTTAGATGTCCCAACATTACCCGCATATGACTTTCTTCCCTTCGAACTTCTGAAAATGTCTCTCGAAGACTTGATAGTGGTTTTGTGCTGAGGATTCTGTCCCTTACTGCATCTAGCTATTGATCAAGTCCCATCAGAAACTTAAAAAGTCTCTTGTTCTCCACAAATTTCTTGAAATATATTTGATCTTCAGAACATTTCCAGTTATTGGTTTCAAagagatccacttgttgccaatAGCGAGTGAGTTGTGAAATAAGTTGTCACTAGATAGTTTCTGTGCTTGAAGTCTTGGAGAGTGTTTTCAATGTGAAATAATTTAGCAATGTTGTATTAACTAGAGAAAGTATCCTGAACTACCTCCCATATATCTTGGGCTATTGTTAGCAATAGAAAATTCTCACCAGTTTCTACATCCATAGAACTGATTAGCCATGACATAACCAGATTGTTTTCGGCTCTCCAGATTCGGTACTCCGAACTACTTATTCCTGATTTTGGAACATTTAAGAGATAATCATCTTTTCCTCGTCCGTTGATGAATATCATTACATATTGTGACCACTGAAGATAATTTGGCCATTCAGTTTGTGAATGGTAATTGAACTAGAGATAGTTTCTAGTTGAGTTGAGAATCATGACATCATGGGGAGATTTGGAGCAGAATTGATTACGGAAGAGCTTGCTGAAATATGCTCGAAGTTTGACATGATTAACTATAGGAAGAGATGTTCTGGTCCAAAGAGATGGAAGTTGGTGATGGCTGGGCAAAAGATTTAGGGTTAGGGTAGCTCTGATACTATGAAAGTTTTCgagaaaatatatttatgtttattTCAATATCCGTATGTCCTCTATATATAAGTCATATACTCCTACTTAAGGAATCAAAATCtcctaattaattacaaaatatcTCCTAATTAATTAtagcaaatcaaatcaaatttacaATAAATAATATATCTGTAATAAATCTGTCGAAATTGATTTTATTGCCAAGATTGATTTTCCACGGACATATCCAAATCTTAACCTATGAACCTAACTGAATCAAAGCATTTCTACATGGTTCAATAATGATTCAGCCAAAGTAAGGTTCAGACTGGGACTTTGACTCTGTTAATTCATAGAATGCCTCTTTCCCGTGTAGGAAGGTCGAGCAACAATACAAGAAGGGCTGAGAGTAATGACCGGCTCTCCTGCAACTTACGATTCACAGAAGGAATGGAAGATTAATCTCTTTCTCTCGGAAGGGCACTTAATGTATCCTGTCTCTATATAAGAAGACATAAAGCAAAGGAAAGACTGAAAATAAGTTCCATGTATATTCAATGAGAACAAAAGCAGTCAATCTTAGAAAGCAATCGGAATTCACTCTAATGGAAACTGCTGCTATTAGCAACTTCTCATTAACTTCAGGTGCGTAACCGATAAATATGGGACAGTATTAAATCAACAGCTGCAGGCTCTACACCTTATTGTATTAGAAGTAGCTCCACCTTAGGAAGtgggagaggaagaagacaaggaGCGACAGCGAGAGAGCCGAATCTTTTACATCTGGAGGGCTCGATTGACAAGGATAGAGTATCATAGGCTCGACTGAAAGGACAAATAACAGGAGCTACTGCTAGTGGGTATGATTGAATCGAGATTGAGTCCTGTTCAAATCCAAAGCAAATCCAGCTCAATCACCCCCTAATACAATCCTCAGCTGGCTAAAACCTAGATTGGATCCAAGTACTACTAAATCTGCATTTAAGCTTGCTGGTTCATCTTTAATAATTTCTACTAGTAAACCACAATTAACTTTCTTATCCTGTAATAACCTCTATTTGGACCTAGAAATATAACAAAAGATGACAGAGATGGGAGGTGGGCTGGGCGTGGGGCTGGTACTGAAGTAACAACAACAGTGTTGCCAATGAGAGCATCCTATAGGAAGGGTTGTAGGTCACCCCTCTGGGCTGTTTGTTACGCAGAAGGAGTTGGGGTTATTGCTGAGAGCATATGTTGGATGCAAGGGAGATGCCTAGCTACTAGCTAGGCATCAAAGTTGATCGAGAGTGCAAAGTAGGATGGAGAAAATCAGCAGCAGGAAGAGAAGGCGGAGATGGTTTGGGGCAAGGAGGAAGCTAGTGTCAAAGAGTTGTTCAAATTTAAAGATTCAGTTTTGATACAACGAGATACAGCAACAAGAAGACTCAACAACTCTCCAAAATACAAATTTTACTAAATTGAGGGATGACTGGTCTCTTTTAAAGGGTCAACACATGGAAAGAAATAACCCTATATCCAAAGTGTTTAATGGAACTTAAAAAGTAAACTAAAAAAAACTTGGAAAAAAGATACCACTGATACTAAAATGACTCATCATATTTGGAACTAAGTGTCCCATTCTCTAAATAGCTTATTGCTCAAAATAAGAGTGTAAATTTATCTACATTTTTTTGACATGcttaaaataaaaactttatgaaaTTCAAAACTTCTTAATTTAAAACTAGCAAATTTAAAACTTCCACATTAATCTGCATTTTTTTCATATTCCTCTCACACCTGGTCTATGGGAAATCTTTAAGGGTTTCACTCCCTTGTGAATATGGTGTTCATTTAATCATAATCTAACTTGCAGTTGTACCAGATTTTGCACAAGTGTATAGTTTCATTGGAAGTATGTTTGATCCAGATGTTATATGGAGCGTGGAACTATTTTTAGAAAAGATACAAGATATGGATCCAATGACTGCCAAAATTGTAAGTTTTTTAGAAATCGACAAACTTTTTTATGGACACTTTTCCTTCAACATCTTAATCCTCCTGTATATGAAATGTGTAGAATCCATATTGTTAATTTCTTTTCATTTAGAACCTTATTATGACCTATTTGAGGAAAACAAGTTCTAGATCTTTCTCATTCTTTGCTGACTAAAATCCTTCTTGTGACAGTCATAAATGACCCTTGTATTTGTTAGTAAATTTTACTATCTGAATAGATATTCTGCCGGGTAGATTAACCCATCGATTTTTTCCACCCTAAGGCAATAAACTTTGTCATTTGAAGTATTAATATCAGGGTCTCCAGCTCTCGCTTAGAAACAGAGAGAGCGCACATGAAATAAAACCCACATCAGTAGGATTACATTGTTAGAAaaaagatgaaactttttcaaaaaccAAATTTAAGGGTACCTCAATTCTCCAAAAAAGTCTTACCTTAATCCTGGTTCATTTAAGCTAATATGACAATGATACAAGATGACCTACCATCAAGGTGTACAATTGTGCAGAGAATTGGTGTAAGGTGCAAAATAGTTGGGTTATGTAAGACAATTTGTTACATGTACTTGTGAAAAACATTTGCAAATTATCCTGCTTTTACAGACTCTGATGCACATGTCTAGATTATAGAACCAGTaaattgagtttgtatttttaTTATGCTTAGCATaaataattttcttttgaaaactttGCAGATTGTGATGTTAATGAGGAATGTTGCTGTAAACCTATCCAATCCTGGTCATGAGTCTCTTGtgagtatattttatttttcacgtTGTGGCATTTGAGTATTATTTATAATTTGGAACTTTATCTGAATTATATAACTTTATAATGAAAACTGCCCTCAGAAACATATTTCAATAGTATTATAGGCAAATCGTGGAATGAAATTTCCACATGCAGTCACATTCCAGAAATGTTAACTggcaaatataaaaattttagtaCCAAAAATCTGGGATACAAGATGAACAAAAATAGAGgtacgtcaggctgaactggaactgagacatctgtcagcacatgcgtcgggtcaggtacgtatctcctcagcatagatacgtgaaatacatcgtggacgcctgccagggacggtggtagtgccagccggtaagctaccactccgatcctctccaagatctcgaaagggccaatgtaccgcggatctagcttacctctgaggccaaatctcttcacccctttcgtgggtgaaactcgtagaaaaacatgatcaccagtagagaactccaaaggtctgcgtctccgatcagcataactcttctggcggtcctgcgtctcttacatcctccgtctgataatacggaccaactctgcctcctgctgagctctatgaggtctcaacagctgggcctccccaacctcatcccagagggtgggtgtccgacaaggcctaccatacaacgcctcaaacggtgccatctggatagccgaatgaaagctgttgttgtaggcaaactctaccaacggcagatggtcctctcaactgcctccgaaatccgtaacacatgacctcaacagatcctctaaagtctgaatggtccgctctgactgtccatctgtctgtggatggaaagctgtactgaaacggagctgtgtgcccaaggcctgctgcagactctgccagaaacgagacgtgaaccgggggtctctatctgaaatgatattcaatggaacaccatgtagtctgatgatctctcggcaatacagatctgctaatcgatccattgaatcaatcctccggatcgctaagaagtgcgcggatttggttaatcgatcaacgattacccaaatcgcgtcatgacctcgtcgtgtcctcggcaaacccaccacaaagtccatggtaatgtgatcccacttccactcaggaataggaatccgctgaactaatcctgcaggtctctggtgctcagccttcacctgttgacaaacaagacatctagctacgaaatccgcgatgtctttcttcatgccgttccaccagtaggaacgcctcaagtctcgatacatacgggtcccgcctgggtggatcgcaaatcgagagcgatgagcctcctgaagtagctcttgTAAGACCGGATAAGACTGAGGTATgcacaatctgcctcggaagtatataataccctcctcgtctcgtgtaaacttggtctgcttcccagaagctatctgactgccaataaactgcaaatgctaatcactggcctgggcctctcggatcctcgtcctgatcgacgactgagcaaccatggtaacaagaataccctgctctgtctgtccctgctccttaaggtctaactcagagaaaccctgaaccaagtttgtaactgaaactcggtggcaagccaaagtccctctggatttcctgctgagtgcattggcaaccacattagctttgcccgggtggtagctaatggtacaatcgtaatccttcaggaactccatcaatctcctctgtcggagattaagctccttctgagtgaaaatatatttgagactcttatgatcagtgagaatctcaaatgtaataccgtataaatgatgccgccaaagcttcagagcaaagatgatggcaactaattccagatcatgaactgggtagttcttctcatgctccttcaactgtcgagaagcataggagactaccctgccgtgttgcatcagaacaacgcccaaaccctgaagagacgcatcggtgtagagtacaaatccatcctctccagaaggtaaaaccaaaactggagctgacactaatctccgcttcagctcctgaaagttggtctcgcaatcctcggaccacatgaacttcacgcctttcttggtaaggcgtgtcaatggcatagcaatgcgcaagaaaccctcgacaaaacgtcgataatatccagccaatcccagaaaactgcgaatctcctgaactgacttcggctgctcccaactggtgacagcctcgatcttctgaggatcaactgaaatacctctgctagaaaccacgtgtcccataaaaccgactgaagatagccagaatgcacacttgctgaacttcgcgtacatctgatgtcgtctaagagtctccaagactatgcgaagatgctgtgcatgctcctcctcggaatgcgagtagaccaatatgtcatcaatgaaaacgataacaaactgatccagatactccagaaaaatgcggttcatcaagtccataaacaccgctggagcattggtaagcccaaatggcattaccaaaaactcataatgaccatatctggtacggaaagctgtcttctgaatatctgagtctctgaccctcaactgatgatatccggaacgcagatcaatcttagaatacactgatgtacctctgagctgatcaaacaaattctCGAtctgtggtaaaggatatttatttttgacggtaactgcattcagctgtttgtagtcaatacataacctcatagtaccgtcttttttcttgacaaacagaactggagaaccccatggtgaaacactaggccgtataaatcccctatccaagaGCTCCtgaagttgaaccttcagctcgttcaactctttcggtgccatacgatacggagctttcgatgtcggcgcggttcccggaatcagctcaatagcgaactccactagccttctgggaggcaaaccaggtagctcctcaggaaacacatccgggtactcacggaccacaggaacgtcagagagctgcgaactactgctgtcttcagtactaatcagagataataggaaaccgtgacagccgtgagacagcagcttctgcgcctagatcgccgaaataatcgagatgccgtcgtctctgatgccagtgaaactccacgagggttggttcggaggccggaaggtgaccaccctcgtctgccAATcgacggtagcatgatatactgacagccaatccatgccaagtatgatatcaaactcgaccatctccaatactaaaagatctacagtaagtatcatgttgccaaagtctaacgggcaacctctgacctcctaggtgacgtctaaagtatcatcggatggtagggagacggtcagtcgctgcagtctaaaagtaggtaatctaccaatctcccgcataaaggtacgagatataaaagaatgcgagctaccagtatcaatcaatatatcagcggaaaatgcataaatggaaatcgtaccgcggaaaacagatccatcggctcgctgcgcatcctctctggtaatcgcatgaatacgtccagtctctggcggaggagtaggtggtaacgctgccagcggctgctgcggctgctgcggctgggcagaagcctgccactgaggccgtgctggataatgtgccagagaagactgagagggcggtgactgatactgtgccgatggctggaactgagtctggtactggccaaAAGGCTGAGgttgcatctgatactgcccctgtgtcggataataaggtcctacaacagaactctggggtgctatggaagcactggagtactcctgtccaagcatgccaaatgccgctgctgcaggtgaagctatcccctgctgacgatgtgaagattgagctttctgccctcctcgatatgcccctgtttgactagactgtcccctctgacccggccctccggaagccgtgtgatgagccttcagctgacaacctcgtctctggtgcccaggcagtttgcaataaaagcaaactggctgtcccagagagcaggttggggtgaggtgatctctggacccacatcggaaacagtgagtatcgctgggaggtggttgccggttctgctgagaaaaccgggaacgtcctgaagaagaccgccctgacttctgaggcctacgcaagactccagaagtaccctgacctggccgactgcgaccactctgatactgtcctgtcgcctgtgtctgctggatctgcccggatgcctgacccgtatgcttcctcttcctgtccggaaatgctctctgctgagctaactctatcatcaaggctcgatccagtgcatctgagtaagatgcgatccctaaaccggcaagccttaATTGCAGATGACcgtccagtccctgaataaactgcatcatgcgggatctgtcctccgcaactaactctggacaaaacctagccaaccggttgaattcagtattatactctgtcaccgagcgATTGTTCTGCcgcagactcatgaaatcctgccggcgagccatctgatatgctagtggaaagaaacggctctcaaaagcctctctgaacctggcccaagtaatgctccgctcgccgatgatggaacgctgagtaatccaccaggcgttagcctcatcccgtaaatgaaaagcagccagctctgctttctcccactcggagcaagccatatagaagaaggtctgctccatagtctctatccatgatagaGTGATACTCGGGTCAAGGTCTCcttggaagagtgtgaatcgactcttcatcgactctgctaatactggaatcctagctcgagCCACggcaatgtcagtgaggtgtgtcgggacggctgcaggaactggaggaactactggtgctggtgctacaggtggtaccgctgaataaaccggaggagttACTCCCGGTGTTGCTGTATAAACtagagcataagccgtcggtggcactgtagggtgaacataggtggccgcgactggaggtacagtaggtagtgATACCGGAGGTGGAGCAGCCGACATCGctggtgcaggtgctgctgggtatactgtaggtactgggggcataggtgccactggtgtcggatacattgtaggtccaggtggcggtggtgccgagtacgccgtAGACTGGGCCGGAGCAGGTGCGGGGTATGCCGGtagtacctctaaaggagccatcggaatctgagagcccgacgcgcccgcagcatcctgagtctgtccctgactgacaggctcagcaCTAGTAGGCATCTTTGGCAAGTCCAGAGATCCcacggtcctcgtacgtggccgtccagcaccacgtctcgcagcaatatgtgtagacctcctcatatctgttaagttatatcacagatatcaTTACCAGTATAACCATcataaaataacatcatacctatttgccgtctggagatgttccgtcgctgtccagtccccaatttg from Zingiber officinale cultivar Zhangliang chromosome 4A, Zo_v1.1, whole genome shotgun sequence includes the following:
- the LOC121973315 gene encoding protein REVEILLE 8-like, which gives rise to MAVHRIPSLRILFYLCFPLFVSFRFFRCFTYPPESANPSTPSTSQAAPTAERTTKKLRKPYTITKSRDRWTAEEHERFLDALFLFGRDWKKIEDFVGTKTTIQIRSHAQKYFLKVQKIGLAAHVPPPHPKRKMPHSNQRNTPYNDIVPLQSSVACPSSSSHILSARTLWDNTSHNINYSSNEANSLPACYTLRPDTEGVNGLLSKTSIYNQNTNWSGNLSGCWLTESATMQRDPHSSQSVVPDFAQVYSFIGSMFDPDVIWSVELFLEKIQDMDPMTAKIIVMLMRNVAVNLSNPGHESLLGWLGNTDDVNAK